A window from Neorhizobium sp. NCHU2750 encodes these proteins:
- a CDS encoding tagaturonate reductase: MTRLNESFLKGRARPTPRILQWGEGNFLRSFVDWKVDRLNEKAGSDWGVIVLRPIAGGLPFTLNEQDGVYTVLSRGMNEAGEKVSEPRLIACVRQEISSHEDWQGVLALAHNPDITVVVSNTTDAGIAYVPTVKFEDAPPVSYPGKLTRFLYERWKAFGGKAEAGLQMVACELIDHNGDELRRIVLQHANEWTLEPTFIAWLETANAFYNTLVDRIVPGFPRAEADTLTEELGYEDKFMSAAELFHFFVIERKPGMPELRIPLADHDEGTVVVEDVTPYKARKVAILNGAHTGLCALSLLAGVESVGEAVSQPAGARFLDRLLNEEVIPFLTLPKGELQEFAAAVLRRFQNPYIRHLWYDISLNGIVKYQTRNLDRLLAYDEKFGKPAPLMTLSLASWLAFYLGRFEGAKALPPRDSADIIERVASIAAADDGTDKGLESMIAAYLQETAFWGRSIDTPNLRAKVIEDFRYLTEEPFSFTRLDAFLDKA, encoded by the coding sequence ATGACACGTTTGAATGAGAGCTTTCTGAAAGGGCGCGCCCGCCCGACGCCCCGGATATTGCAGTGGGGCGAAGGCAACTTCCTCAGGTCCTTTGTCGACTGGAAGGTCGACCGGCTTAACGAGAAAGCGGGTTCAGACTGGGGTGTCATCGTTCTGCGGCCAATCGCCGGCGGTCTTCCCTTCACCCTCAACGAGCAGGATGGCGTCTATACCGTCCTGTCGCGCGGCATGAACGAAGCCGGAGAAAAAGTCTCGGAACCGCGGCTGATCGCCTGCGTGCGCCAGGAAATCTCGTCTCACGAAGACTGGCAGGGCGTGCTGGCACTCGCCCACAATCCGGATATCACGGTCGTCGTCTCGAATACGACGGATGCCGGTATTGCCTATGTCCCGACCGTGAAATTCGAAGATGCACCGCCAGTCTCCTACCCCGGCAAACTGACCCGCTTCCTTTACGAACGCTGGAAGGCATTCGGTGGGAAGGCAGAGGCGGGCCTGCAGATGGTGGCCTGCGAACTCATTGACCATAACGGCGACGAGTTGCGGCGGATCGTCCTGCAGCACGCAAACGAGTGGACTCTTGAACCGACCTTCATCGCCTGGCTGGAGACGGCCAACGCCTTCTACAACACGCTGGTCGACCGGATCGTGCCCGGTTTTCCACGGGCAGAAGCCGACACGCTGACCGAAGAACTCGGCTACGAGGACAAGTTCATGTCTGCTGCCGAACTCTTCCACTTCTTCGTTATCGAACGGAAGCCCGGCATGCCGGAACTCAGGATTCCGCTGGCCGATCATGATGAGGGTACTGTCGTTGTAGAGGACGTCACTCCGTACAAGGCTCGCAAGGTAGCGATCCTCAATGGCGCCCATACCGGCCTCTGCGCACTTTCCCTTCTGGCCGGCGTCGAATCCGTCGGTGAGGCCGTATCGCAGCCGGCTGGCGCACGTTTCCTCGATCGTCTTCTCAATGAGGAAGTCATTCCCTTCCTCACCTTGCCCAAGGGCGAATTGCAGGAGTTTGCGGCCGCAGTGCTGCGCCGTTTCCAGAACCCCTATATCCGCCACCTCTGGTACGACATCAGCCTCAACGGCATCGTCAAGTACCAGACGCGCAATCTCGATCGCCTGCTGGCTTACGATGAGAAATTCGGCAAGCCGGCGCCGCTGATGACCTTGTCGCTTGCCTCCTGGCTCGCCTTCTATCTCGGTCGCTTCGAGGGTGCGAAGGCACTGCCGCCGCGCGATTCGGCCGACATCATCGAGCGCGTCGCGTCGATCGCCGCAGCCGATGACGGCACCGACAAGGGGCTGGAAAGCATGATCGCGGCCTATCTGCAGGAAACCGCCTTCTGGGGTCGCTCGATCGATACGCCCAACCTGCGGGCCAAGGTCATCGAAGACTTCCGCTATCTGACCGAAGAACCGTTCTCGTTCACCCGCCTCGACGCCTTCCTGGACAAAGCCTGA